The Dromaius novaehollandiae isolate bDroNov1 chromosome 27, bDroNov1.hap1, whole genome shotgun sequence genome contains the following window.
GGCTGATAACACTTGCAGTGTGTATTTAACTCGGTTGACCCTCTCCACTTTATCTAAACACCCTACAAGTACATCTGTCTTCTAACATAGATGAGCCTGAAGTGTTCGGAGCAATTTCCCACTCAAAACAAGGACTTGGTGTGCTTAATATATTAAAAGAGAAGCATAAAGTTCGACCCAAGAACACATTTGCATTTGAGAGATGAATGCATACGCACCAGAAAAGCAAAAACTACCCGTGTCCGGGCATCTCTGCCATTCAGTGTGCAACAGCAGATTTCCAGTCAGGTTTTGTAAAAGGAAAAGCGGATCAAGTTTAGCTACAAATGAGCAAGTCACGTCCTTCTGAACAGCCAAGCTACGCAGTGACGGTTGTCACTCGGCCATGGACTTAGCCGCCTCCTCCCCTCCAATTCCAGCAAGGAGCTCAGGAACAAGAACGGCAGCGTTTCCAGCAGAGGAGCTGAAACTGCAAAAAGCTGCAACTTGAGAAATACACCAGCAAGTGGTTCCCTTGAGAGATGCCgagaaaaggggaggagagaaaactAACAAAGGTCTGCGAGCTTCAAAACACAGCAAGTTACACGGCGTGGTGCTTCAGGTGGCAAAGCAGAGGACCGTGCCCCGCGTATGTTTGTGCGGCACAGAGCACGGCACCGCCGACCCCAGCGCTGACCGGCCGCTGCCGATTTGAGGCGCATGAGCATTTCTGCAAGCAGTGGAAATTACAGGAGAAGGGAGAATATGTGTGAAAGGAATGTGAGGAGAGCAAGGGTGGGAGAGGGCGTCCTGCTGAACACCCAGCTGCACAGCTGTCCCGTAAACTCGTCCAGCGGCTCCCCTCACCGCAGGAACGCACACACACGCTCCCGGCTTCGGACGTGCCGGCCCCTTCCAGCATCCTAACCCGGGGTCCCGCTCCCCCTACCCCAAATGCGGCGCGTTCTCCCTGCTCCGACggtccccagctgccccctgtGCCCAAGGGGGCACATAGCCCCCAGCCTACGGCGGTcccagccctggggacacggcagcaggcagcacccagcccCGGAGCACgtgccccacagcactgcccgcTCCACGGTGcctcaccccaccccaccccggcccccccaggcctTACCCCACAGCTCCCCAAACCCCCAACCCCTgcagcctccccccagccccatactGCCTCCCTCTCTCGCCTCCAGCCCTGGGGCCCTaaatccccccagccccacaccccccaTCTCCTGCCCCACggtcccccagcccctcctgctgccctACAGCCACCTCCACCCCATAAACCCCATTTCTGCACCACGGCCCCACTGCCTGCCCCAGGCCCACGCACTCCACAACCCCATCTGCCCTTAACCCTGCGACACCCCAcaccccccctccagccccacaatCACCAcctcccaccccccagccccacacaccccacctcccgccccacggccctgcagccccacacaccccacctcctgccccacggcctcgcAGCCCCCAGCCTCACACACCCCACCTCCCACCCCATGGCCCAGCAGCCTCAcaccccccctccagccccacactcaccacctcccaccccacagcccagcagctccaCACACCCCACCTCCTGCCTcacggcccccagccccacactcaCCACctcccgccccacggccccgcagccccccacaCCCTACACACCCCACctcccgccccacggccccgcagccccacacaccccacacaccccaccTCCCGCCCCACGGCCTCGCAGCCCCCCACACCCCACCTCCCGGccaggcagcccccagcctcACACTCCCCGCCTacagccccccggccccacaccgcctggcccggccccccgcgggccGCGCTCACCTGAGGAGACTGGACAGCGGGTGCCCCAcaccgccgctcccgccgccgccgccgccgccccctcccccggagccgccgccaccgcccgagccgccgccggagccgaAGCCGGAGCTGAGCCGCTTGCCCGAGAGCAGCTTCTCCACGGCGGGCAGGTTCCCGGTGCGGGcggcctccagcagctcctgctccttccccatggcccggcccggccgcccgccgccgccgtccccgccccCTGCGCGTCCTtccggggcggggcctggcgggggcggggcctggcgcggggGGTGGGGCGGTGGGGCAGGCCCCGCCCCTCGTTGGCCTCTCCGCCCTCAGCCACGCCCACGAGGAAAGGGGCGTGGCCTCATGACGCTCCGCCTCGGAGGGGCGGGGCGCCCCCTGGCGGGAGGGCAGGGCGCCCCCCGGGGCAGCCTGGGCGGGGCGAGCACCACCTCCGCAAACACCCCTGGGGCCGGGGGGCCCCGAAACCCCCGTGcgtgggggctggggggccctgaAACTGCCATGCGTGAGAGCCGGGGGGCCCCGAAACCCCCACGCGTGAGGCCTGGGGGGCCCCGAAACCCTCATGCCTGAGGGCCAGTGGTGTTAGCGGCTGGGCGAAGGAGGGAGCCCCAAAGGGCGAGTTCTACCCAGCCTCATTAGTTCAATAAACCCCTTAAATGACTTCCGActattcttctttattttttagtGGCTTTCAAATTAATTTCACCTTGGTTAATTTTCTTCGTTAAAGCTAAGGAGTCTGCTGCAATCGTGAAAGGGAGGGACGTGGGTAACGCAAAGGCAGGGTTAGCGCACGGGGCTGCCTCCCGTCTAAGCCCATCACTCTCTGCATTTCCAGTGCCCCCGTCGCTGTAGCAGTTGGGTATAACGTGTACCAGAGTTAATTCCTAGAACCACTCAAATAAGGCACGTCTTTGCCAGGACTTTCATTCTGCGCGTTTATTGGAGAAAGAGACCTGAAAACGGAATATTCACAGGCCATTTCGCGGCTGTTTCCCATAGCGAGGTCTGCTGGGAGGAACGGTGCCGCTGCTCTGCCTCGGAGCCCATCAAACCCCCCGCCTTGGGGTGCCGAGCGCTCGCCCGGGCTGCGTGACTCCGCGCCGGTGCAGCCTCGCcggagcctgcagaggaagccgGTGCGCCAAGGGGCCGCTGGGAATTTCACGTGTTTAGCACCTTCCACCGAAGGCGCTCAGAGTATTTCGCAAGCTGGAATTAATCCTGTAGCCCTGGGAAGCGGGTCGATGTTATCGCTGCTTTACCACACGACAAGGAAAGGAACAAAGAAGCGGTGTCAGGACTCAGCGCTGAGGAGGGGCCGGGGGTGGCAACGCGGGAGTCCCGGCTTCCCCGCGTCTCGCCCCGACCCCGCCGCTCCCTCCTGCGTCCCGTGGTACCCGGCTAGGAGACACCGCGGAGAGCCGGCGGGCTTAGCCCTGCCGAACCGACTCGTGCTTCCGAGCGACAAAACCGGCGGGAGCCCCGTGCCAGCGCCGCGGAGAGGGCTGCTGGGTCGGCGACCTTGACCCGGGGTGCAGAGCCGCAGGATGAAGCGCGCGCCCCGCGGCTGGGCCGCCCCCACAGCGGCAGCCGCCAGGCTCTGCCCCTGCCGTGACGCTTtttaatatttgcctttttttcctgtttccacgCAGAAATCCCACGCTGAGAACGTACACTGGGAACGACGCCGGCAACAAACCACCGTGAGGAGCCGCCCTTTGCTCCAAAGGCCGGACGGGGCAcggggctgcccccctccccgctctCCCAGTACGTCCCAGTCCCGCCGCCCGCTCTCCCAGTACCTCCCAGTCTCACCCGCCCCGGCTCCATCACTCACCCCCGCGCAGGCCTCGTTGCCGTGGCgacaggccccgccccgccgcccgcaagGCGCGGCCCTTCGCGGCAGCCGTAGCGCTGACGTCATcaggaggcgccgccgccgcgggaagcGATGGCGGAGCCCGGCTCGCCGGGCCGTGAGGAgctcggggccgccgcctccgccccggagccgccgccagccgccgcctCGTCTCCCCCGGGGCCCGGAGCGGCGGCTGCGGAGGAGCCGGAagccgcggaggcggcggctgagggcgaggcgggagaggccggcgggggcggcgagcCCAGGGCGGAGGCGCAGGCGGGGGAGGTGAGGCCGGGCCCGAGGGGGGAGCGGGaagggggcgcggggccgggtcgggccgggcaggggggagcggagcggagcggagcggggctcTGGGGCTGTGGGGCCGTCGAGCTGAGCCGAGCGCTCTCGCCCAGGTGAGGAGCGCCGAGGGCGAGGCAGTGGACGGGGAAGACCCGAGCCTGCAGCCGTCCGCGGCCAAGAAGGTGAAGCTGGagctgaaggagaggaaggagaagaagcaCAAGGTGGACGAGGATGAGATCCAGAAGATGCAGTAAGTGAtggcgctggggccgggcggtGCCTCctcccgggctgctccgcggcagGGGCTGGTGCTCAGTAGGGCACAACTCGCTGCACGGAGTTTGCCTCTAGAAATGCAGAGCATGTAACGAGCCTCTGATAGTTTCATGAGGCTGTTGCTGATGATTTCTGTAGTTCTTTCCTAGATCTCTCCCCTCCTGAATGGGCCTAGCCATTTTGCCTATAAACTTTAGCACAGCTGGAGCTGTCTTTCCCTTCCTGGCTCTGTTCTGTACTACAAGACTGTTTCAGTAGGCAGAGAAGTCTTATACTTTTAATTTTCTCCACCCCAGAATACTGGTCTCTTCCTTCTCTGAAGAACAGTTGAATCGTTATGAGATGTATCGCCGGTCTGCTTTCCCCAAAGCTGCTATTAAACGGGTATGGTTTTAATAGTGCTTTCCTGCAGGGAACAAATGTGAGCAAAGTGGGCTGGggtaaaaggttaaaaaaaggtaaaaagctGAGCCTCACCAAGCCTGGCTCTAGGCTTGCAGGTCTAAGACTTGCACAGTGTAAGAGCTGGCTCTGCTGTATGCGCAGGCTGTGGATGCACCTTCTCTTCCAGCTGCTTGTCTTAGCCTTTGCGGCTGAGACCGTAGTCATCAGATCAGCTTATCTGATTGTGTTCTTGCTTAGTGAATTTGTATGGTTTGTGCAGTTTAAACAGAGGTCTCTGCCAACCCATCTGAATCGAAAGTGGTTAGGGGGCATGGGGCAACAGCTAAAAGTAACTGCTAGTAATTTCACTATTGCTGCATGTACTTCATTCAACTGACTGTCTCTTTTCTGCCTGTCAAGCTGATCCAGTCAATTACTGGCACCTCGGTCTCTCAGAACGTGGTTATCGCCATGTCCGGCATTTCCAAGGTCTTTGTTGGAGAGGTGGTGGAGGAAGGTAAATGGTATATGTTATCGTGGagtaaaagattaaaaatacagtGGTAAATTCACTGCTTAAAACCAAGCAAAAGGATATAAAACAAGACAGGGAATTCTGGCAGTTCCCAGTCTAGGACTCCTGCTTGGCATACTGTGCTGCAGGACCCTCTGAGACtgtcagcagctgcagaggactACTGttaagaaagaaactgaagagtGAACCATACGGTTACCCATAGTCTGTTTTCATTGTATTAATGCCTGTGAGCCAATAAAAGTAGAGGTTGGGGACCACTGACCTTTTTTATCTCCTCAGAGGAAGATGATCTCGACATTCTTGCTACGCAAGTCAGCCTGTGAGGAGGCTGCATAGGGCACTCGAGATCTTTTGCTAGTACTGCTGTGGACAACAAATTCAGTCCAGAAGGGAAATAAGTTATTTAGGCCTCTTACCTGTAAGATTCATGCTTTAAGCAGTGAGCTGATATCTCTTTGGGATAGCCTGTAGAAGGCTGACCCAGCTGAGTAcctggtttttatttatttatttattttattttattattattcatcttCCAGGAAGAGATGATACTGTTTGGTCATGCCATCTGCTCAGTATAGACTTGTCATGCAAAACACGTGGCCTATACATGCAGGGATTATCTTATCCAGGATGATGCAGCTTGGCagtttccctgctgcagctccctgtgTCACCTGAGGCAGTTTGGATAAGCAGCCTCACTGCTGTACTTAATTGCTTCATGTCCTTGGCAGGAGGTGTAAATGATGCTTACTGTAACTGATGGAAAAGGAATTGGCCTGTAAGTCCGTTGTAAATTGTACCTTCCTATTGCTCCTGCACATAATGACTCCAAAACATAAACCCAATCTAGGGgtgtttttaaagtgaaaggCTTAAAATCATAAAGTGTTGCCAAGTTTTTGCACGACTTAAACTTGCGTATCCCATAGTAGCTGGAGCTGCTTGAGAAGTGGTTTATTCTCGTCCAGTGCTGATGCCTATAGGACTAACTTTTCTTTTAGTCAAAGAGAACCACATAAGGCAGTTTCATTCTCATGCATTAATAAAATGAGCTGTAAACTCTGAACAAAAGAAAGTTACCTGTTGCCTTTAAAATTAAAGCTCAAACAGCAGGAGGCTTTTCAAGTATCACCTGTGAAGAGACTGGCTCAGCTTAGCTGTCCTGCTCATGTGAACTCTTGTTTTTTGTTCAGCACTGGATGTATGTGAGAAGTGGGGAGAGCTGC
Protein-coding sequences here:
- the TAF11 gene encoding transcription initiation factor TFIID subunit 11, which gives rise to MAEPGSPGREELGAAASAPEPPPAAASSPPGPGAAAAEEPEAAEAAAEGEAGEAGGGGEPRAEAQAGEVRSAEGEAVDGEDPSLQPSAAKKVKLELKERKEKKHKVDEDEIQKMQILVSSFSEEQLNRYEMYRRSAFPKAAIKRLIQSITGTSVSQNVVIAMSGISKVFVGEVVEEALDVCEKWGELPPLQPKHMREAVRRLKSRGQIPNSKYKKIIFH